In Bryobacteraceae bacterium, the following proteins share a genomic window:
- a CDS encoding DinB family protein, with amino-acid sequence MSEPWLSGPLPGIDALVAPLFYSFEQARLELREHSNGLSPEQLWSRPFGTTAAGFHIRHMGGAADRLSTYLRGEQLSTGQMDALRNEAEPGASRFELLGELDAHFGRCEAVVRTIKSENLRDAREVGRKQLPTTVIGLIVHIAEHTQRHLGQAITTMKLLRAIQSEER; translated from the coding sequence ATGTCCGAACCATGGCTGAGTGGCCCGCTCCCAGGGATCGATGCGCTGGTGGCGCCGCTATTTTATTCGTTTGAGCAGGCGCGGCTGGAACTCCGCGAGCATAGCAACGGGCTGAGCCCGGAACAACTTTGGAGCAGACCCTTCGGGACGACCGCGGCCGGGTTCCACATCCGGCACATGGGCGGCGCCGCGGACCGGCTCTCCACGTACCTTCGCGGCGAACAGCTCTCAACGGGGCAGATGGACGCGCTTCGGAACGAGGCCGAGCCCGGCGCGTCGCGATTCGAGCTGCTGGGAGAACTCGACGCCCATTTCGGCCGGTGCGAGGCGGTGGTGCGCACGATCAAGTCCGAAAATCTGCGCGACGCGCGCGAGGTGGGGCGGAAGCAACTCCCGACCACGGTGATCGGGCTGATCGTGCACATCGCCGAACATACGCAGCGGCACCTGGGGCAGGCGATCACGACGATGAAGCTGCTGCGGGCGATTCAGTCTGAAGAACGGTGA
- a CDS encoding FumA C-terminus/TtdB family hydratase beta subunit, translating into MEFLVNSLVELITQTSTNLPPDVRAAMKLATGLEAPGSQSAQAFDVIAANIDMAQQDESPICQDTGMPTFIVHTPVGVNQIHIGKAIREAIVLATKRGKLRPNSVDSITGKNTGDNLGTETPVIHWEQWEHGQIEVKLLLKGGGCENKNIQYSLPCELDHMGNAGRNLEGVRKCILHAVWQAQGQGCAPGAIGVCVGSDRAHGYSVAKNQLFRTLDDVNPVPELAALEARVMEEANRIGVGAMGFGGGASLIGCKIGAANRLPASFFVSVAYDCWAFRRLGVRLDASTGAIAQWLYRDPERPVERMAKAEGLPLSGREVVLTPPITEEQVRALKVGDVVLIDGEMFTGRDAIHAYLMKNDPPVDLCGSVLYHCGPVMLQEDGRWVMKAGGPTTSIREEPYQHHVIGKYGVRAVIGKGGMGAKTLAANQQYGAVYLHAIGGAAQVYARCVKNVRGVHLLEQFGIPEAMWHLDVERFMAIVTMDAHGNSLHEIVERDTAGKLEALQPA; encoded by the coding sequence ATGGAATTCCTGGTAAACAGCCTGGTGGAGCTGATCACACAGACCTCGACGAATCTGCCGCCCGACGTTCGCGCCGCCATGAAGCTCGCCACCGGCCTCGAGGCGCCCGGCAGCCAGTCCGCCCAGGCCTTCGACGTGATCGCCGCCAACATCGACATGGCGCAGCAGGATGAGAGCCCGATCTGCCAGGACACGGGCATGCCGACGTTCATCGTCCATACACCCGTCGGCGTGAATCAGATCCACATCGGCAAGGCGATCCGCGAGGCCATCGTGCTCGCCACCAAACGCGGCAAACTGCGTCCGAACTCGGTGGATTCGATCACCGGCAAGAACACCGGCGACAACCTCGGCACGGAGACGCCCGTCATCCACTGGGAGCAGTGGGAGCACGGCCAGATCGAAGTGAAGCTGCTGCTCAAGGGCGGCGGCTGCGAGAACAAGAACATCCAATACTCGCTGCCGTGCGAACTCGATCACATGGGCAACGCCGGGCGCAATCTCGAAGGCGTCCGCAAGTGCATCCTCCACGCCGTCTGGCAGGCGCAGGGACAAGGCTGCGCGCCCGGCGCCATCGGCGTCTGCGTCGGCAGTGACCGTGCGCATGGCTACTCGGTGGCGAAGAACCAACTGTTCCGGACGCTCGACGACGTGAATCCCGTCCCCGAACTGGCCGCGCTCGAAGCCCGCGTCATGGAGGAAGCCAACCGCATCGGCGTCGGCGCCATGGGCTTCGGCGGCGGCGCTTCGCTGATCGGCTGCAAAATCGGCGCGGCGAACCGTCTTCCCGCGAGCTTCTTCGTTTCCGTCGCCTACGACTGCTGGGCTTTCCGCCGTCTCGGCGTCCGGCTCGACGCATCCACCGGCGCCATCGCCCAGTGGCTTTACCGCGACCCCGAACGGCCCGTCGAGCGAATGGCCAAGGCCGAAGGTCTCCCCCTCTCCGGGCGCGAAGTGGTGCTCACCCCGCCGATCACCGAAGAGCAGGTCCGCGCGCTGAAGGTCGGCGACGTCGTCCTGATCGACGGCGAGATGTTCACCGGCCGCGACGCCATCCACGCCTACCTGATGAAGAACGACCCGCCCGTCGATCTCTGCGGCTCCGTGCTCTATCACTGCGGTCCCGTGATGCTGCAGGAAGACGGCCGCTGGGTGATGAAGGCCGGCGGACCCACCACGAGCATCCGCGAGGAGCCCTACCAGCACCACGTCATCGGCAAGTACGGCGTCCGCGCCGTGATCGGCAAGGGCGGCATGGGAGCAAAGACGCTCGCGGCGAACCAGCAGTACGGCGCCGTGTACCTGCACGCCATCGGCGGCGCGGCGCAGGTCTACGCGCGCTGCGTCAAAAACGTGCGCGGCGTGCATCTGCTCGAGCAGTTCGGCATCCCCGAGGCGATGTGGCATCTCGACGTGGAGCGCTTCATGGCGATCGTCACCATGGACGCGCACGGCAACAGCCTGCACGAGATCGTGGAGCGCGACACCGCCGGGAAGCTCGAAGCGCTCCAGCCCGCCTAG
- a CDS encoding chromate transporter, with translation MAGKRLHRRRACAIVGIHPLSDDTVTLMKSPHFRSITGLFARVGNLTFGGGDPTMLALRRELVERLTWLDHNEYSLVYGLARVTPGTNVLAFCAGAGWLLRGWRGALAAVLASCVPSTAMALVLAQGVEAGQSNPWVREAMGAVNAAVVGLMAAGAYLLIRPHFRPGGKARALVLAGVAMALAAPPLSWPPIPILCIALAIGLPWKTPDSE, from the coding sequence ATGGCGGGGAAGCGGCTTCATCGGCGTCGCGCCTGCGCCATTGTGGGGATTCATCCACTCTCCGATGATACAGTAACACTGATGAAAAGCCCCCATTTCCGAAGTATTACAGGACTGTTTGCGCGCGTCGGCAATCTAACCTTCGGGGGAGGCGATCCGACGATGCTGGCGTTGCGCCGCGAGCTGGTGGAGCGCCTCACGTGGCTCGATCACAACGAATACAGCCTGGTGTACGGGCTGGCGCGAGTGACGCCGGGGACCAACGTACTGGCTTTTTGCGCGGGCGCGGGATGGCTGCTGCGGGGCTGGCGGGGCGCGCTGGCGGCGGTGCTTGCTTCGTGCGTACCGTCGACGGCGATGGCTCTGGTGCTGGCGCAGGGGGTGGAGGCGGGGCAATCGAACCCCTGGGTGCGGGAGGCGATGGGCGCTGTAAACGCGGCGGTGGTTGGATTGATGGCGGCGGGTGCGTATCTGCTCATCCGTCCGCATTTCCGGCCGGGCGGGAAGGCGCGGGCCCTGGTGCTGGCGGGGGTCGCGATGGCGCTGGCGGCGCCGCCGCTTTCCTGGCCGCCGATACCGATCCTTTGCATCGCGCTTGCGATTGGCCTGCCGTGGAAGACGCCGGACTCGGAATGA
- a CDS encoding AAA domain-containing protein: MTSQEEQLPIGRKRVEQVFRFLEALNQHRNPAVRRLDEQLWHLWFHRLPDHACVQIGALANSSGDPVAGEQTKDFVLRVRRPKLTNCPVPPQVLAQWLERGWEEPSGSVRVRPTRSETAGGQTILVSFGDDPRRTKALDEWRRQRDFWAPNEQLSRSAMAVFEKLYEIRGQIEREGENVELVLGEGTLSWKKPDGNAFHPILLQRLQLDFDPTIPEFTLTESEAPVEVYGALFQSMADVDGKTIARLRSELDLGKYHPLGKEDTSGFLRSVAVQLSPHGEFVAEEATRAAGDHPVIGRSPVVFLRRRTLGFAISLEAAIQAVAAGGEVPLSLLRVVGIESGHVEIGDSNPPLSWLEETQPADVLLSKPANPEQIRIAQRLDGHGSVLVQGPPGTGKTHTIANLIGHLLSQGKSVLVTSHTSKALRVLRNHVVPELQALCVSVLDSDVESRKQLETSVDSIVSRLSMSDAVQMEKRAADLEKQRNGLIGQYRRFANEMLHARFDEFRDVVVAGEAVSPSVAARFVRDEKANLSFIPSPVELGAPPPLADQELHELYRTNGQVTPDDEAELGGRLPSLKDLPSPSDFEGLVGDRLRETRCGATVRNDLWAAQDDDLENLASLLAASNAITEQIQISSPWQLEAMQAGFEGTEGKRPWESLLKLIDETWQTRSSAADLILTHDPVPPPGWQEDELERVTEELRVHTANGGSLSFLTLVTRSSWKRFIREARTATGEPRRAEHFEALQQAARLFALRSRLTARWAKQMVPLGGPGLESLGAEPEVGCRQVAEILRRCLSWEKEIWDPFERQMQEVGFRFKRLLDEQPPRAGHGGQLLRLADTIEGPFKEGMQAKISGLRVAAITARLRIADELLKEAAADDQVTRVVARLRVAIGKFDAVSYAEAFSRLQDLYDRRKHLIRRQELLDKLRPIAPGWAAAIGARVGVHAEAVPPPRIQDAWRWRQFTDELEQRAATSIRDLQDRLSRIEHDIRTCTAELIEQKAWAAQLRRTERNLQQKQALVGWLDTVKKMGKGTGIRVPKLKAEANRLMTQCRGAVPVWIMPLSRVADNFDPRTARFDVVIIDEASQSDVMGLLALYMADKAIVVGDHEQVSPSAVGQELSVVQHLIDEFLDGVPNAHLYDGQTSIYDLARQSFGGTIRLVEHFRCVPEIIQFSNQLSYEGAIRPLRDASSVNLKPPVIAHRVANGYLVGKRNEAEAEETAALIIAATEQREYAGKTIGVISLVGEEQAFLIDSILRRNLSEEEFKLEHNILCGTPSQFQGDERDVAFLSVVDSSDGGVLRIREEQMFKQRYNVAASRARDQMWVVHSIDPRSHLKPGDLRRRLIEYAEDPGKILRALESLEADADSDFELEVGARLTRLGYKVIPQWRVGHYRIDMVVVGANGKRLAVECDGDRYHPIEKLPDDMARQAVLERLGWTFVRLRGSQFFRDPDKTLEPLLQRLRALAIEPQASTEDHVEPVEPIGSELRDRVVRRAHEILREWRGTEESAEPT; this comes from the coding sequence ATGACATCCCAGGAAGAACAACTACCAATTGGCCGCAAGAGAGTGGAACAGGTATTTCGGTTCCTCGAGGCTCTGAATCAGCATCGGAATCCTGCCGTTCGCCGCCTGGACGAACAACTCTGGCATTTGTGGTTTCACAGGCTTCCGGACCACGCCTGCGTCCAGATCGGCGCTCTTGCCAATTCGTCTGGTGATCCCGTAGCAGGTGAGCAGACCAAGGACTTCGTTTTGCGGGTCAGACGGCCGAAGCTAACCAACTGTCCAGTGCCCCCGCAAGTCCTTGCCCAATGGCTAGAACGCGGTTGGGAGGAGCCTTCGGGCAGTGTTCGCGTACGGCCAACCCGCAGCGAGACCGCTGGTGGCCAGACAATCCTCGTCTCGTTTGGGGACGATCCCAGGCGAACCAAAGCCCTCGATGAGTGGCGCAGGCAGCGCGACTTCTGGGCTCCCAACGAACAACTCTCTCGTTCGGCGATGGCAGTCTTTGAGAAACTCTACGAGATACGGGGGCAGATTGAACGTGAAGGCGAGAACGTGGAGCTTGTGCTCGGCGAAGGAACGCTCAGTTGGAAGAAGCCGGATGGCAATGCCTTCCACCCGATCTTGCTGCAGCGGCTCCAACTCGATTTTGATCCGACAATACCCGAGTTCACGCTTACAGAATCTGAGGCACCCGTCGAAGTCTACGGAGCTCTGTTTCAGTCCATGGCTGATGTTGATGGCAAGACCATCGCCCGGCTGAGATCCGAACTCGACTTGGGGAAGTACCATCCACTGGGCAAGGAGGACACGTCTGGTTTCCTGCGGAGCGTGGCGGTTCAGTTGTCACCGCACGGTGAGTTTGTCGCGGAAGAGGCAACGCGGGCTGCGGGTGATCATCCTGTTATTGGCCGGTCACCAGTTGTATTCCTCCGGCGGCGAACTCTGGGTTTTGCCATTTCATTGGAAGCCGCGATCCAGGCCGTTGCAGCAGGTGGCGAGGTTCCCCTATCTCTCCTGCGGGTTGTAGGAATTGAGTCCGGCCATGTGGAGATCGGAGACTCCAACCCACCTCTCAGCTGGTTGGAGGAAACGCAACCCGCCGATGTACTTCTCAGCAAGCCTGCCAATCCTGAGCAAATTCGGATAGCACAGCGCCTGGACGGACACGGCTCGGTGCTCGTCCAAGGACCGCCGGGAACCGGCAAAACGCACACTATCGCCAACCTCATCGGACACCTACTCTCACAAGGCAAAAGCGTGCTGGTCACCAGCCACACGAGTAAGGCTCTCAGAGTCCTTCGCAACCACGTTGTGCCGGAACTACAGGCCCTTTGCGTGAGTGTGCTGGACAGCGATGTGGAAAGCCGCAAACAGCTCGAAACCTCGGTCGATTCGATTGTCAGCAGGTTGTCCATGAGCGATGCGGTCCAAATGGAGAAGAGAGCAGCTGACCTTGAGAAGCAGCGGAATGGCTTGATCGGCCAGTATCGGCGATTTGCCAACGAAATGCTTCACGCGCGGTTCGACGAGTTCCGTGACGTTGTTGTAGCGGGCGAAGCGGTATCGCCATCGGTTGCGGCTCGATTTGTGCGGGATGAGAAGGCAAACCTTTCCTTTATCCCGAGTCCGGTCGAACTCGGTGCTCCACCTCCTCTTGCCGACCAAGAGCTGCACGAACTGTATAGGACCAACGGACAGGTGACACCGGACGACGAGGCCGAACTGGGTGGTCGACTGCCGTCGTTGAAAGATCTTCCTTCGCCGAGCGATTTCGAGGGCCTCGTTGGGGACCGCCTGAGGGAGACTCGCTGCGGGGCCACGGTCCGCAATGATCTCTGGGCCGCACAGGACGACGATCTGGAAAATCTCGCTTCTCTCTTGGCCGCCTCGAATGCGATCACTGAGCAGATCCAGATCAGTTCACCGTGGCAACTAGAAGCCATGCAGGCTGGCTTCGAGGGGACGGAAGGAAAACGGCCATGGGAATCCCTGCTGAAATTGATCGACGAGACGTGGCAAACCAGGAGCAGCGCAGCGGACCTCATATTGACGCACGATCCGGTGCCGCCGCCCGGCTGGCAAGAGGATGAACTGGAACGTGTGACTGAGGAACTCCGAGTTCATACGGCCAATGGAGGGAGCCTCTCATTCCTAACGCTTGTAACGAGGTCCAGTTGGAAGCGGTTTATCCGCGAGGCTAGAACCGCAACTGGCGAACCTAGGCGAGCCGAACACTTTGAAGCCTTACAGCAGGCGGCCAGACTTTTCGCTTTGCGTTCACGGCTTACGGCGCGATGGGCAAAGCAGATGGTGCCGCTTGGCGGTCCTGGACTAGAAAGCCTCGGGGCGGAACCCGAAGTGGGCTGTCGTCAAGTCGCCGAGATCCTTCGGCGGTGCCTTTCATGGGAGAAGGAGATCTGGGATCCCTTCGAACGGCAGATGCAGGAGGTTGGCTTCCGGTTCAAGCGACTACTTGATGAGCAACCGCCACGTGCCGGCCACGGCGGTCAATTGCTCCGATTAGCCGACACGATCGAAGGACCATTCAAAGAGGGCATGCAAGCCAAGATTTCTGGACTTCGGGTTGCGGCAATCACTGCCCGTCTTCGAATTGCAGATGAGCTATTGAAAGAGGCCGCAGCGGACGACCAGGTGACAAGAGTCGTCGCTAGGCTGCGCGTTGCCATCGGCAAGTTCGATGCCGTGTCCTACGCCGAGGCTTTTTCGCGACTACAAGATCTTTACGACCGCCGGAAGCATCTCATCCGCCGCCAGGAACTCCTGGACAAGCTCCGTCCGATTGCTCCCGGTTGGGCTGCTGCGATCGGCGCTCGGGTTGGGGTACATGCAGAAGCTGTGCCACCTCCCCGCATCCAAGATGCTTGGCGTTGGAGGCAGTTCACCGACGAACTCGAACAGCGGGCCGCTACCTCTATTCGCGACCTACAGGACCGCCTCTCCCGAATCGAACACGATATTCGGACCTGCACGGCTGAATTGATTGAACAAAAGGCCTGGGCTGCGCAACTTCGCAGGACCGAGAGGAATCTGCAGCAGAAGCAAGCCCTCGTTGGCTGGCTAGACACTGTCAAGAAGATGGGCAAGGGCACCGGCATCCGAGTACCTAAGCTGAAAGCCGAGGCAAACCGACTGATGACTCAGTGTCGCGGTGCCGTTCCCGTGTGGATCATGCCCCTTTCGAGAGTTGCCGACAACTTCGATCCACGAACGGCTCGGTTCGACGTGGTGATCATTGACGAGGCAAGCCAGTCCGACGTCATGGGGCTCTTGGCCTTGTACATGGCAGATAAGGCCATCGTCGTTGGCGACCACGAGCAGGTCAGCCCGTCGGCCGTTGGACAGGAACTGAGCGTGGTGCAGCATCTCATAGATGAGTTCCTCGATGGTGTGCCGAACGCACATCTCTACGATGGGCAGACATCAATCTACGATCTGGCGCGTCAGTCCTTCGGAGGAACTATCAGACTCGTTGAGCACTTCCGCTGTGTTCCAGAGATCATCCAATTCAGCAACCAACTCTCCTACGAGGGCGCGATCAGGCCCCTTCGCGACGCCAGTTCCGTGAATCTCAAGCCGCCGGTGATTGCACACAGGGTGGCGAACGGTTACTTAGTGGGCAAGCGTAATGAGGCCGAAGCCGAAGAGACCGCCGCGCTAATAATCGCCGCCACCGAGCAACGGGAGTATGCGGGCAAGACTATCGGCGTCATTTCCCTCGTCGGCGAGGAGCAAGCGTTCCTAATCGACTCGATACTGCGCAGGAATCTTTCGGAAGAAGAGTTTAAGCTTGAACACAACATCCTTTGCGGTACTCCTTCCCAGTTCCAGGGAGACGAGCGCGACGTTGCGTTTCTCAGCGTGGTCGATTCCTCTGACGGCGGCGTGCTGAGGATACGCGAAGAGCAGATGTTTAAGCAACGATATAACGTCGCGGCGAGCCGAGCTCGCGATCAGATGTGGGTTGTCCATTCGATCGATCCGAGGAGTCACCTCAAGCCTGGGGATCTCCGGCGACGTCTCATCGAATATGCTGAAGATCCGGGTAAGATCTTGCGAGCGCTCGAAAGCCTTGAGGCCGACGCCGATTCAGATTTCGAATTGGAGGTTGGCGCGAGGCTCACGCGACTCGGCTACAAAGTGATCCCCCAATGGCGGGTTGGACACTACCGAATCGACATGGTGGTGGTAGGGGCCAACGGGAAACGGTTGGCAGTCGAATGCGACGGTGACCGTTATCATCCCATCGAGAAGCTCCCCGACGACATGGCGCGGCAGGCAGTATTGGAGCGTTTGGGATGGACTTTCGTGCGGCTACGAGGCAGCCAGTTTTTCCGCGATCCCGACAAAACACTGGAGCCACTCCTGCAACGCCTGAGGGCACTGGCAATTGAGCCCCAAGCCAGCACAGAGGACCATGTGGAGCCAGTGGAGCCAATCGGCTCGGAATTGCGTGATCGGGTCGTGCGACGCGCGCACGAAATTCTTCGAGAGTGGCGAGGCACCGAGGAATCTGCCGAACCGACTTGA
- a CDS encoding chromate transporter has protein sequence MNLIVLYFLLLKATLTSFSGLSSLPIIRDDLVVRWEAITDRQLNTAVAVSRMTPGPMGLYVVCVGYYAAGLPGAAVGFVAMVTPAFLILPLLAWFGKRARSPALRRGISSVTLAAAGLVLATTIPFAQDAFTGALPVAVAGASFAALAFTPVDTLWVIAAAAAAGVARFLLVKP, from the coding sequence ATGAATCTGATCGTCCTCTACTTTCTGCTTCTGAAGGCGACGCTCACGTCGTTCAGCGGATTGTCGTCGCTGCCAATCATCCGCGACGATCTCGTGGTGCGATGGGAGGCGATTACGGACCGGCAGCTCAACACGGCGGTGGCGGTATCGCGCATGACGCCTGGTCCGATGGGGCTGTACGTGGTCTGCGTGGGTTACTACGCGGCGGGGCTGCCGGGCGCGGCGGTGGGGTTCGTGGCGATGGTGACGCCGGCGTTCCTGATCCTGCCGCTGCTTGCGTGGTTCGGCAAGCGGGCGCGGTCTCCGGCGTTGCGGCGGGGGATCTCTTCGGTGACGCTGGCGGCGGCGGGGCTGGTGCTGGCGACGACGATTCCGTTCGCGCAGGACGCCTTCACGGGCGCGCTGCCGGTGGCGGTTGCGGGGGCGAGTTTCGCGGCGCTGGCGTTCACTCCGGTGGATACGTTGTGGGTGATCGCGGCGGCTGCCGCTGCTGGCGTAGCGCGGTTTTTGTTGGTCAAACCTTGA
- a CDS encoding amidohydrolase family protein: MKIDTHHHFWKYTPAEYGWIGDDMKLLRRDFLAADLRLAMAEAGVDAAISVQARETVEETRWLLEIAGAEPKIVGVVGWVELAGKNVEAELDRFTGDGKFKGVRHILQSEPANELMDDPKFNEGVAKLAPRKLVYDILIYERHLKQAITFVDRHPNQVFVLDHIAKPLIQGHVLEPWRTLMRQLAERENVYCKLSGMVTEADWLHWSPADLAPYVATAIDTFTPKRLMFGSDWPVLLAAGNYRLWHDTVARAVAELSEAERERFWSGTAREAYRL; this comes from the coding sequence ATGAAGATCGACACCCACCACCATTTCTGGAAGTACACGCCGGCGGAGTACGGCTGGATCGGCGACGACATGAAGCTGCTGCGGCGGGACTTTCTCGCGGCGGACCTGCGGCTGGCGATGGCCGAGGCGGGCGTGGACGCGGCGATCAGCGTGCAGGCGCGCGAGACGGTCGAAGAGACGCGGTGGCTGCTCGAGATCGCCGGCGCGGAGCCGAAGATCGTGGGCGTGGTGGGCTGGGTGGAACTGGCCGGGAAGAACGTGGAGGCGGAGCTCGACCGCTTCACCGGCGATGGGAAGTTCAAAGGCGTCCGGCACATCCTGCAATCCGAGCCGGCCAATGAGCTGATGGACGATCCGAAGTTCAACGAAGGCGTGGCGAAGCTCGCGCCGCGGAAGCTGGTCTACGACATTCTGATTTACGAGCGGCACCTCAAGCAGGCAATCACGTTCGTGGACCGGCACCCGAACCAGGTGTTCGTACTCGATCACATCGCCAAGCCGCTGATCCAGGGTCATGTGCTCGAGCCGTGGCGGACTCTGATGCGTCAACTGGCGGAGCGGGAGAACGTCTACTGCAAGCTTTCCGGGATGGTGACGGAGGCGGACTGGCTGCACTGGTCGCCGGCGGACCTTGCGCCGTACGTGGCTACGGCGATCGATACGTTCACGCCGAAGCGGCTGATGTTCGGGTCCGATTGGCCGGTGCTGCTGGCGGCGGGCAACTACCGGCTTTGGCACGACACGGTGGCGCGGGCGGTGGCGGAGCTGAGCGAGGCGGAGCGGGAGCGGTTTTGGAGCGGGACGGCGCGCGAGGCGTACCGGTTGTAG
- a CDS encoding amino acid permease: MTGEKKLGLWDATAIIVGSMIGSGIFLAPALIAAIVVESGLGTGNFVFIWIVGGLLTLCGALSYGELAAAFPRTGGQYVFLSEAFGPLWGFLYGWTLFMVIQSGFIAAVAVAFANYLGVFVPGISQASTVAAAGGFRLSSVQVTAIVLIVALTAVNSRGLREGAALQNFFTFAKVSALVVLAGYGLLSGRGDWGHFAPFEPEAVNTAFLAAFAVAMSKALFAYDSWNIVTFVAEETERPEWTLPRALVLGTGSVMLLYTLASLVYLYVIPIGEAATAPDQRIAARTAEVLFGAAGLGLISFAILLSTAGCVNGLVLSGPRLYYAMARDGLFFRGAGELHAERRVPVRSLRQQALWSIALVLFGSLGERGAQLYSDLLTFTSFASLLFAALTVAGLFVLRRTRPDLTRPYRVTGYPWVPGLYLAVAAFFLVFIAVGDPRNSGFGLVVIALGLPLYWYWRRAPQR, from the coding sequence GTGACCGGCGAGAAGAAACTCGGGCTCTGGGACGCGACGGCAATCATCGTGGGGTCGATGATCGGGAGCGGGATTTTCCTGGCGCCGGCGCTGATCGCGGCGATCGTGGTGGAGTCCGGGCTGGGCACGGGGAACTTCGTGTTCATCTGGATTGTCGGGGGGCTGCTTACGTTGTGCGGCGCGTTGTCGTATGGGGAACTGGCGGCGGCGTTCCCGCGCACCGGCGGGCAGTATGTGTTCCTGAGCGAGGCGTTCGGTCCGTTGTGGGGCTTTCTGTACGGGTGGACGCTGTTCATGGTGATCCAGAGCGGATTCATCGCGGCGGTGGCGGTGGCGTTCGCGAATTACCTTGGGGTGTTCGTGCCGGGGATCAGCCAGGCGTCGACGGTTGCGGCGGCGGGCGGATTCCGGTTGTCGAGCGTGCAGGTGACGGCGATTGTGCTGATCGTCGCGTTGACGGCGGTGAACTCGCGGGGATTGCGCGAGGGCGCGGCGCTGCAGAACTTTTTTACGTTCGCCAAGGTGAGCGCGCTGGTGGTGCTGGCCGGATACGGGCTGCTGAGCGGGCGGGGCGATTGGGGCCACTTCGCGCCGTTCGAGCCGGAAGCCGTGAACACTGCCTTTCTAGCGGCCTTCGCGGTGGCGATGTCGAAGGCGCTGTTCGCCTACGATTCGTGGAACATCGTCACGTTCGTCGCGGAAGAGACGGAGCGTCCGGAGTGGACGCTGCCGCGCGCGCTGGTGCTGGGCACGGGTTCGGTGATGCTGCTGTATACGCTGGCGAGCCTGGTGTATCTGTACGTGATTCCGATCGGCGAGGCGGCGACGGCGCCGGACCAGCGGATCGCGGCGCGCACGGCGGAGGTGCTGTTCGGGGCGGCGGGGCTAGGGCTGATCTCATTCGCGATTCTGCTTTCGACGGCCGGCTGCGTGAACGGGCTGGTGCTTTCCGGCCCGCGGCTCTACTACGCGATGGCTCGCGACGGGCTGTTCTTCCGGGGCGCGGGCGAGCTGCACGCCGAGCGGCGCGTACCGGTGCGTTCACTGCGGCAGCAGGCGTTGTGGTCGATCGCGCTGGTGCTGTTCGGGAGCCTGGGTGAACGGGGCGCTCAGCTCTATAGCGATTTGCTGACGTTCACTTCGTTCGCGTCGCTGCTGTTTGCCGCGTTGACGGTGGCTGGGCTTTTTGTGCTGCGGCGGACGCGGCCGGACCTGACGCGGCCGTACCGCGTGACCGGCTATCCGTGGGTGCCGGGATTGTACCTTGCCGTGGCGGCGTTTTTCCTGGTGTTTATCGCCGTGGGCGACCCACGCAATTCGGGCTTCGGGCTGGTGGTTATCGCGCTGGGTCTTCCGTTGTATTGGTATTGGCGGCGAGCGCCGCAACGCTGA